One Ricinus communis isolate WT05 ecotype wild-type chromosome 7, ASM1957865v1, whole genome shotgun sequence genomic region harbors:
- the LOC8264222 gene encoding uncharacterized protein LOC8264222 — protein MFIVEFDDVGDRVLGLRANEESLVSKYNETLAAYDNCKKESFDLGIQGLPEAFYIQTCTRSLVFSDNESRSVSYGDVKKVETPTREERGKYILIHFRLVEV, from the exons ATGTTTATTGTTGAATTTGATGACGTGGGTGATAGAGTTTTGGGGTTAAGGGCTAATGAGGAGTCTTTGGTGTCTAAATACAATGAAACTTTGGCTGCTTATGATAATTGTAAGAAAGAAAGTTTTGATCTTGGAATACAAGGACTTCCAGAAGCATTTTATATTCAGACTTGCACTCGGAGCCTTGTGTTCTCTGACAATGAAAGCCGTTCGGTTTCTTATGGAGATGTCAAGAAGGTGGAAACACCAACCAGAG AAGAGAGGGGCAAGTACATTTTGATCCATTTCAGACTAGTTGAGGTTTGA